One region of Wyeomyia smithii strain HCP4-BCI-WySm-NY-G18 chromosome 3, ASM2978416v1, whole genome shotgun sequence genomic DNA includes:
- the LOC129727462 gene encoding uncharacterized protein LOC129727462 → MKSLLIVTLLFAVVSITLADRPKTKAVLEQVNHLRPRYREIQDFVIETLSDARLNTSAKINIFHQDILLVKETFVLDAILKEDELLYQIDNQPAEIDRSCLAFVQALAESIINLAGTAFANCIADASTVLNEEVAKFYALLQQDETDFVGIGLLDAFVGENIFNGPDNILQKLADKSKHLEEDPLYLFDEMYAAVRSFGSILDGLEANYVVCMTESEQRMKGGFALSQDHMAMTCRAVEIGGGITTQAPEPEPEPEPEPEPEPEPEEEHLPIEQAVKREFRKRFGL, encoded by the exons ATGAAGTCCCTTTTGATTGTCACCCTGCTGTTTGCAGTAGTTAGC ATAACTCTTGCAGATCGACCCAAAACAAAAGCTGTACTTGAACAAGTAAATCATCTACGTCCCCGTTACAGAGAAATTCAGGACTTCGTAATTGAAACCCTTAGTGATGCTCGTTTGAACACATCGGCAAAGATTAATATCTTCCATCAGGATATTTTGCTAGTCAAGGAAACCTTTGTATTGGATGCCATTCTAAAGGAAGATGAATTGCTCTATCAGATTGATAATCAACCAGCAGAAATAGATCGATCATGCTTAGCCTTTGTTCAAGCTTTGGCCGAAAGTATCATCAACCTGGCTGGCACTGCATTCGCCAACTGCATCGCCGATGCCAGCACTGTTTTGAACGAAGAGGTCGCTAAATTTTATGCCCTTCTACAGCAAGATGAAACCGATTTTGTGGGCATTGGATTGTTGGATGCATTCGTGGGTGAGAACATTTTCAATGGACCGGACAATATTCTGCAAAAACTCGCTGACAAATCTAAGCATCTCGAAGAAGACCCGTTGTACCTGTTTGACGAAATGTATGCAGCCGTTAGATCATTCGGCAGCATTCTGGATGGGTTAGAGGCCAACTACGTCGTTTGTATGACGGAAAGCGAACAACGTATGAAAGGAGGCTTCGCGCTGAGCCAGGATCATATGGCAATGACATGTCGTGCCGTTGAAATTGGAGGAGGAATCACGACACAAGCACCGGAACCAGAACCCGAACCAGAACCCGAGCCAGAGCCAGAGCCCGAACCAGAGGAAGAACACTTACCAATTGAACAGGCAGTGAAGCGTGAGTTCCGCAAACGATTTGGGCTGTAA
- the LOC129727461 gene encoding uncharacterized protein LOC129727461, whose translation MVKEPHLVILREPNSRLIGYARLVEESAEYKTTKLNEFFNDKNISLDALIGICTDGEPTNTGTHGGIIRRFELLLKRPLHWFVCLLHFNELPFRHLFGVLDKSSTTGPTSTTGKLSKQIENSEALPVVSDFQRIALENKPPVAEQHEYSTDSQYLYDMAHAISNGVVSVDLANIKPGKIVHSRWLTKAARLLRLYVTMKKPPKNLRILVEFIIKVYVPMYFNIKYYSSVVYGSVLFFKYITWAQFLEPNLRTVVNHVIKNNPYFAHSENILLSMLFDDRKEVRDSAIKKILRYRDNVEDPSELREYKKPDINFHCFDYTKMIDLTDKNNVFEPPFT comes from the exons atggtaaaagaacctcaccttgttattttgagagaaccgaattctcgattgattggttacgcaagactggtagaggaaagtgctgaatacaaaacaacaaaattgaatgaatttttcaacgataaaaacatatctctggatgcattgattggcatatgcactgacggtgagccaacaaacactggcacacacggtggaattatacgaagattcgaattgctgctaaaaagaccattgcattggtttgtttgccttctacacttcaacgaacttccgtttcgacatttgtttggggttttggataaatcatccaccactggaccaacatcaacaaccgggaaactaagcaagcaaattgaaaattctgaagctcttccg gtggtgagcgactttcagagaattgcgttggaaaataagcctcctgttgcagaacagcacgaatattccaccgattcgcagtacttatacgacatggcacatgcaatttctaatggcgtggtttctgtggatctggctaacataaaaccagggaaaattgtacattctcgctggctcaccaaggccgctagattattacgattatatgtgacaatgaaaaaaccacctaaaaatttaagaattctggttgaatttataattaaggtttatgtgccaatgtattttaatatcaagtattacagctctgtcgtgtacggtagtgtattatttttcaagtacattacttgggcacaatttctggagccaaatttacgcactgttgtcaatcatgtaattaagaataatccatattttgcacattcggaaaatatcttgctatcaatgttgtttgatgataggaaagaggtgcgcgactctgctatcaagaaaattttacgatatcgagacaatgttgaagacccatcggaacttagagaatataaaaaaccagatataaacttccattgcttcgattacacgaaaatgatcgatttgactgataaaaataacgtatttgaaccaccattcacgtga